The region ATTTTCAAAGGAGTATGGTCTTTGGTGCTGGGAATGATGGTTACGGGAAAATATTTTTTTAGTCCGTGGAAAATAGTTACTCAGCAATATCCCGAAAACAGAAAAAAACTTGTAATGTTCGACCGGTTTAAAGGTGAATTAATAATGCCTCATAACGCCAATAACGAGCACAAGTGCACCGGCTGTGGGATTTGCGAAATCAATTGTCCCAACGGAACTATTGAAATTATTTCAAAACAAATTCTTCTTGATGACGGCAAAAAGAAAAGAGCTATAGATAAACATATTTACAGAATGGGAATGTGTTCCTTTTGCGCTTTATGTGTGAAAACATGCCCTTTTAATGCACTTACATTCTCACAGGAATTTGAGCATGCTGTTTTTAACAGAGCAAAATTAAACAA is a window of Bacteroidales bacterium DNA encoding:
- a CDS encoding 4Fe-4S binding protein, whose product is MKSLINYITGIFKGVWSLVLGMMVTGKYFFSPWKIVTQQYPENRKKLVMFDRFKGELIMPHNANNEHKCTGCGICEINCPNGTIEIISKQILLDDGKKKRAIDKHIYRMGMCSFCALCVKTCPFNALTFSQEFEHAVFNRAKLNKVLNKDGSSLMKGVE